A single region of the Cricetulus griseus strain 17A/GY unplaced genomic scaffold, alternate assembly CriGri-PICRH-1.0 unplaced_scaffold_1, whole genome shotgun sequence genome encodes:
- the LOC118239770 gene encoding GTPase KRas-like — MTEYKLVVVGADGVGKSALTIQLIQNLFVDVYDPTIEDSYRKQVVIDREICHLDILDTAGLEEYSAMSDQYMRTGEGFLCVFAMNNTKSFEDIHHYREQIKRVKDAEDVPMVLVGNKCDLPSRAVDTKQAQDLAGSYGIPFIETSAKTRQRVEDAFYTLVREIRQYRLKKFSKEEKTPGRVKIKKCIVM; from the coding sequence ATGACTGAGTATAAACTTGTGGTAGTTGGAGCTGATGGTGTAGGCAAGAGTGCCTTGACGATACAGCTAATTCAGAATCTCTTTGTGGATGTATATGATCCTACGATAGAGGACTCCTACAGGAAACAAGTAGTAATTGATAGAGAAATCTGTCACTTGGACATTCTCGACACAGCAGGTCTAGAGGAGTACAGTGCAATGAGCGACCAGTACATGAGGACTGGGGAgggctttctttgtgtatttgCCATGAATAATACTAAATCATTTGAAGATATTCACCATTACAGAGAACAAATTAAAAGAGTAAAAGACGCTGAAGATGTGCCTATGGTCCTAGTAGGGAATAAATGTGATTTGCCTTCTAGAGCAGTAGACACAAAACAGGCTCAGGACTTAGCAGGAAGTTATGGGATTCCATTTATTGAAACCTCAGCAAAGACAAGACAGAGAGTGGAGGATGCTTTTTATACATTGGTGAGAGAGATCCGACAGTACAGATTGAAAAAAttcagcaaagaagaaaagactCCTGGCCGTGTGAAGATTAAAAAATGCATTGTAATGTAA